Part of the Streptomyces sp. NBC_01408 genome is shown below.
GCCACAGAGGCCCGAGAAATGTCATCCAGAACTGTCACGACACGTCCCTCCCTCAAGGTGCGGCCCGACCGATGCCCCTCACCATAACAAACCGCGTATGCGGTTTCTAAGGATCGGTGCATGGCGCCCACACACATCAGCCTTGGTCAAAAACCGGCGGCTCTACCGCCAGCTGAACGGGGACCGATAGGCCGTACTGGCCCGTTCTGGCCGCCACGACGGGGCGTCCGGCGGCTCCCCCTCGCCCCACTCCTCACTGCGCCCGGCGAGCACCGAACACAGCACCACGGTCACCGCGGCCAGCTCTTCATCACTGGCACGCCCTC
Proteins encoded:
- a CDS encoding acyl-CoA carboxylase subunit epsilon — protein: MGVSGGEKFALRVERGRASDEELAAVTVVLCSVLAGRSEEWGEGEPPDAPSWRPERASTAYRSPFSWR